In Labrys monachus, the genomic stretch AGGCGAGAACCGTCGCCCGGTCAATATGACACTCTGTGCCCGGGCCGCCGGGCGCTTCTAGCGGGGAAGGGTGTTGGCCAGGCTCTCGTAGCTGCGACGCAGCTCCACCAGGGCCTCGTCGATCTCGCGACGCTGGCGCTCCAGATGTTCGATCTGCTCGCGGACCGTGTCCGCGCTGATGTCGAGGCTCGCGGATTTTCCCTCGCCGTGATGGGCGATCATCTCCCCGATCTCGACCAGGGTGAAGCCGAGCCGCTTGCCTTTCAGGATGAGCTGGAGATGCTCCCGGTCACGGGCGCTGTACAGTCGCGTCAGATTGTCGCGGGTTGGATTCAAGAGACCTTTGTCTTCATAAAACCGCAGCGTCCGCAAGGTGACACCGAATTCCCGCGCCAGATCGCCGATCGTATAGGTCGCGGCATTCACCGCCGCATCGTCCGTATCCGCCATGAATACGGTGACGGCCTCGCCTTTTGCGTCTGATGCCGATGTGGGGTCCGACTTCGACATGGTCTCTCTCTCGTGCCCGGAAGGGGGCTGGCTGCGCAATTATCCAATTTAGCGGCGGGGGTGGTATCCCAGCTTGGCGCGCGTCCGGCAAATATAGTACCAAACGTGCGTGTGAATCTCTAGCGCAAAGACGCGGCCTCTGCCACTATCTCGTAAGGCTCCCATGCAAAAATATGTTTTGCCTGACCGGAAGGAAAAGCCTTTCGGGTGAAGAAGTCGTGTTTCGCTGCCTCAATACGCTACCGCCCAGGCTATTGCAGTTTCCGGTTGACAACCGCAGCGAGTCATACCGTCAAGAGAATCATAAAAAGCGCTTTGGAACGGACTCACAACTCTTCCGGATACAACGGCGCCGGAGCAGGACGGTTAACTCGAAATTTACCCTATCCGGCGAAAGCTCGCTGTGCGAACGACGGTATTGCGTCGTACCTCGCCGATGCGGCCAAGCGTTGATCACGGGAATTTGAATGAAGCAGAGCGTGCCATGGAGCGTCAAGGGGGTCGGCCCCGATGCGCGCGAGGCCGCGAAGGAGCTGGCACGCCGGTCCGGCATGACGCTCGGCCAATGGCTGAACGCGATGATCGCTGGGCAGGACGGCGGCCAGGCCGTCAAGGAAAGGCCGCCGGCTTCCGAATCCCCCCTGGCCGCGATCGCGCGGCGGCTGGAGGCCATGAAGTCCGAGGGCCACCACCCCGGCACGCTTCGCAGCGCCATCGCGAGCGGGGTGAGCGAAGCGGTCGTCGCGCAGCATATCCGCGCCAGCGAAGCGCGCACGGCCGATCTCTTCGACCGGCTGATGCGCCGCCAGGAGGAAAGCGAGGCCCACATCGCCAGCCTCATCGGCGGCATCGTGGACAGGCTCGCCGACCCCGAGGCGATGGAGGCGGTGCCGGCCGCGGAGACGCGGCAGGAGCACCATGAGTATGGCGATGCCGGGCCTGTCGGCCGGGTGCTCGGCGATCTCGCCGCCCGCCTCAATGCGGGCCGGGACGAAGACGTCGACATCGTTGCGGCCGACCTCGAACGGCGCCTCGCCGCGATGGGGCGGGATCTCGATGCGGATTCGGCCGCCTCCCATGGCGGGGGGCCTGCCGGCGTGGCGACGGCGGACCGGAGCGGGGCGCCGGGCGAGACGGGCCTCGCCGCATTGCGGGGCGATATCGCAGACCTCGAGCGCAAGCTCGGCGAGCGCCTCGCGCAGGCAGGCGCCCCGGGCCCCATCGCCGCGATCGACCGCAAGCTCGACCTGCTCGTCCGCCAGGTGCAGGATCCCACGGTTCTGGCGACGATCCAGAGAGACGTCGCCGACATCCGCGAGCGCAGCCGCGGCCCCGACCTTTCCCAGGTGATCGGCCGCCTCGACCACCTCCTCGCCCGTTTCCAGCCGATCGAAGCCGCGCTCGAGGATCTGACGGCGCAGGCGCCGCGTGCCCTGGAGAAGATCGGGCGCCGGCTCGAGATCCTGCAATCGACGGTCGAGAGCGGCCAAGCCGCCGCCAGCGCCTCCCTCGCCGGGCTGATGGCCGAGCTCGACGCCCGGCTCGAGGCCCTGCAGCGCGGCAATGCCGACAGGCAGGGCGGGCGCGGCGACGATGCCGCCCTCGTGGCCCTGGAACGCCAGGTCCGGCAGATGGCGGAGGAACTCGAGGCGCTGAGGGCGTTTCGTCCCGACGCGAGCGGTCTCGCCCCGGTGCTGCACGAAGCTCTCGGCGGCATGGCGCTCCAGTCCCTGCCGGAGGAATTGCGCCGGCTCTTCGGCGAGCTGCGCGCCTTCCAGGACAACGAGGCCCGCGGCACCAGGAGGACGATGGAAGCCCTGCAGCGGACCCTGCGCGAACTGGCCGATCGCCTCGCCGCGGTCGAGGATATGGCGCGCACGCGTGCCGGTCCGGCCATTCCGGAGCATCTGCCCGACCTCGGCGAGGGGGCGGCGCTGTTCGGCCGCGACCGGCCGGACGACATCGTCTGGTCCGACGAACTTCCCCGCGCGCTCGCCGGCGATGCCGGCCCGACGGCGCGAAACGGCGAAAAGCCGGCCGAATTGCCGGTCCCCCATGTGCGGGGCCGGCCGAGCCAGGTGTCCGTGCTCGGCAGCGAGGCCCGCAGTTCCTTCATCGCCGCGGCGCGCCGGGCGGTGCGGGCGGCGGCCGAAGCCGACGGCAGTTTGACGCGGGAGGCAAAAAATACTGGAAATTCGGAGGTTGAGCCTTTTTATCAGCGACACAAGCGTTCTATTCTTCTCGGCCTCGCCGCAGTCACCATGATGATGGGTGCGCTGCAGGGCGGGCGTGTTCATGTCTTGCCGGGAGAAGCACGCAATATGTCCACCGGTCCTTCCGTGGATGCCGAGCGATCGCCTGTTTCGCCTGCCCTGACGGCCGCTAGAAACGAAGCGAAATCATTCTACGAGGAGGCCTGCAACCTCGATCAGCCGGATGCGTCCACGCTGGATCTCGTCAGGGCCTGCGGCCTCTACCGCCAGGCCGCCCTGCGCGGCTATGTGCCGGCCTTCTTCCGTCTCGGCCTTGCCTATGACCGGGGCCGCGGCGTGGGCCATGACGCCGTGCTGGCGGGCGTCTGGTATCAGCGTGCGGCCGATCACGGCTCGGTCAAGGCGATGCATAATCTCGCCGTGCTCTATGCCACGGGCGCGGTCACCGACGGCCCCGACTACCGGCAGACGGCACGCTGGTTCCGCCAGGCGGCCGAGCGGGGGCATGCGCCGAGCCAGTACAATTACGCTCTGCTCGCGGCGCAGGGCCTCGGCACCCCGCGCGACCTCGGCGTCGCCTATCGCTTTCTCTCGCTCGCCGCCGAGCAGGGCGATGCGGAAGCGGTGGCCAAGCGGAACGAGATCGGCACGCGCCTGACGCCGAGCGAGAAGGCCGCCATCGACGGGGAAATGACGAGGAGCTGACGCTCCCCGCCGCGGGCCGCTATCCGCCCAGGCAGCGGGCGCGCGGGAAGGCGAAGACCCGCCGGTCACCCATCAGATGGGCCGTGAAGCCGTTGGGGAACAGCGGCGCGAAGGCCTCGTCGCGCACGTTGAGGCCGCCGGCATAGGCGCCGAAGGCGGGCAGGATCGCCCGAAGCCCGTCGCCGGCAAAGCAGCGCCGCCGCACCGAGCGCCCCCGCGCCGCGACGCGCGCCACCGGGTGGAGGTGCCCCGCGATCTCGCCGGGCTGCGCATCGGCCGAGGGCTCGTGACGGAACAGGACGGAGCCGATGGCGAGCGTCGCCGTCGCGGTGCCGCCGAAGCCCACGGGCGGATCGGGGTCGTGGTTGCCGGCGATCCAGAACACGTCGCGGCCGGCGAGGCAGCGGGTCAGCGTCTCCCGGTCGCCCGCAGCGATCCGCCCGCCGGCCCGGCGGTCGTGGAAGGAATCGCCGAGGAAGACCAGGCGCCTCGGCGCGAAGCGGGCGAGGAAGCGCGCCAGCCGCGCCAAGGTCTCGGCGGTGTCGTAGGGCGGCAGCAGCGTCCGCCGCTCGGCGAAGGACGAGCCCTTCTCCAGATGCAGGTCCGACACGACGGCCAGGCTCTCCTCCGGCCAGAACAGGGCCCCGTCGGTGGTGGCCAGGAAGTCGGTGCCGGCCACGCGAAGCACGGCTTCGTCGCGCCGGATCATCTCAGCCTGCTCCTCCGCCGTCCGCTCCATGCATCGCCTCTGCCATCAGGTCGTCCGCCGCCTCGGCGAGGACGATGTCGGTCGCCTCGCCATAGACCGCTTCGCGGCCGATCTCCAGCATGATCGGCACCGCCAGCGGCGAGACGCGGTCGAGATCCTTATGGATGATTCGGCCCCTGATGCGCGAGAGCATGTTGGAAAGGCGGGCGATGTCGAGCAAGCCGGTGGCCGCGTCGTTCTGCGCCGCACGCAGCAGGATGTGGTGCGGCTCGTGCCGGCGCAGCACGTCATAGACGAGATCGGTCGACATCGTGACCTGCCGCCCGGTCTTCTCCTTGCCCGGCGCGCGGCGCTCGATCAGCCCGGAGATGATGGCGCAGGTGCGGAAGGTGCGCTTCATCAGGGCGGATTCGGCGAGCCATTCCTCCAGATCGTCGCCGAGCATGTCCTGCGCGAAGAGCTGGTCCATCGCCGCGCGGCTCATGTCCGACAGGCCCCAGACGGCGAGGGCGTAGTCGTTGGCGACGAAGCCGAGCGGCTTCAGCTTCGCCCGTTCCAGGCGGCGCGTCAGCAGCATGCCGAGGGTCTGGTGGGCGAGGCGCCCCTCGAAGGGATAGCAGACGAGATAGGAGCGCGAACCGCGCGGAAAGGTCTCGATCAGCAGGTCGCCGGCCGGCGGCAGCTCGGAATTGTCGCGCTGCAGCCGGAGCCAGTCGCCGACCTGCTCGGGCAGGCTGTTCCAGTGCCGCGGATCGGCCAGGATGGCGCGCACGCGGGCCGCCAGATGGGTCGAGAGCGGGAATTTGCCGCCGGCATAGGACGGAATCTTCGGATCCAGTCCCGGGCCGGCGCGCGTGACCAGCACATTCTCCTCGGCGATGCCCTCGAAGCGCAGGATCTCGCCCGCGAACAGGAAGGTGTCGCCGAGGGTCAGCGTCTCCGCGAAATATTCCTCGACCTCGCCGAGCACCCTGCCGCCGAAGCTGCGCCGCAGGGGAGCCTCGCCCTGCGCACGCTTCGGCGGGCCGCTCGCCTTCGGATCCATGAACCAGGGCAGATAGGGCGTCGGCACCGAGGCGGCCATGCGCTGGGGCTCGCGCGCGCCGCGATGGCTGAGCCGCACCTTCAGCATGGCGGCCTCGACGATGGTGCCGACATTGAGCCGGTAGGCCTGGGCGATCGCGGGGTTGGAGACGCGCCACAGCCCGTCCTTGCCCTGGCGGATCTTGGCGAAGCGGTCATAGCTGCGCAGCGCATAGCCGCCGGTGGCGACGAAGGCGACGACGTCGTCGAAGGTCTTGCGGTCGAGCCCGGCATAGGGCTCGGCCGAAACCACCTCGGCATGGAGGTCCTCGCTGCGGAAGGGCATGCCGCAGGCGGCGCCGAGCACATGCTGGGCCAGCACGTCGAGGGCGCCGGTACGGGCGACCGGCGTGTCCTGCTCGCCGGCATGGGCCGCGTCGACGGCCGCCAGGCATTCCAGCACCTCGAAGCGGTTGGTCGGCACCAGCACCGCCTGGGAGGCCTCGTCCAGCCGGTGGTTGGCGCGCCCGATGCGCTGCATCAGGCGCGAGGCGCCCTTGGGCGCGCCGACATTGATGACGAGGTCGACGTCGCCCCAGTCGATGCCGAGATCGAGGGTCGAGGTGCAGACCACCGCCCTCAGCCGGCTCGCCGCCATCGCCTCCTCGACCTTGCGGCGCTGGGCGACGTCGAGCGAGCCGTGGTGCAGGGCGATGGCGAGGTTCTCCTCATTGTGGCGCCAGAGTTCCTGGAACACGAACTCGGCCTGCATCCTCGTGTTCACGAACACCAGCGTCGTCCTGTGCGCGAGGATGAGGCCGTAGATCTCGGGCATGGCGTGGCGCGCCGTGTGCCCGGCCCAGGGCAGGCGCTCGGCCGATTCCAGGATGTCGAGCTGCGGCGCGGCACCGCCCTC encodes the following:
- a CDS encoding SEL1-like repeat protein — its product is MKQSVPWSVKGVGPDAREAAKELARRSGMTLGQWLNAMIAGQDGGQAVKERPPASESPLAAIARRLEAMKSEGHHPGTLRSAIASGVSEAVVAQHIRASEARTADLFDRLMRRQEESEAHIASLIGGIVDRLADPEAMEAVPAAETRQEHHEYGDAGPVGRVLGDLAARLNAGRDEDVDIVAADLERRLAAMGRDLDADSAASHGGGPAGVATADRSGAPGETGLAALRGDIADLERKLGERLAQAGAPGPIAAIDRKLDLLVRQVQDPTVLATIQRDVADIRERSRGPDLSQVIGRLDHLLARFQPIEAALEDLTAQAPRALEKIGRRLEILQSTVESGQAAASASLAGLMAELDARLEALQRGNADRQGGRGDDAALVALERQVRQMAEELEALRAFRPDASGLAPVLHEALGGMALQSLPEELRRLFGELRAFQDNEARGTRRTMEALQRTLRELADRLAAVEDMARTRAGPAIPEHLPDLGEGAALFGRDRPDDIVWSDELPRALAGDAGPTARNGEKPAELPVPHVRGRPSQVSVLGSEARSSFIAAARRAVRAAAEADGSLTREAKNTGNSEVEPFYQRHKRSILLGLAAVTMMMGALQGGRVHVLPGEARNMSTGPSVDAERSPVSPALTAARNEAKSFYEEACNLDQPDASTLDLVRACGLYRQAALRGYVPAFFRLGLAYDRGRGVGHDAVLAGVWYQRAADHGSVKAMHNLAVLYATGAVTDGPDYRQTARWFRQAAERGHAPSQYNYALLAAQGLGTPRDLGVAYRFLSLAAEQGDAEAVAKRNEIGTRLTPSEKAAIDGEMTRS
- a CDS encoding ligase-associated DNA damage response DEXH box helicase; this encodes MKHPAGEVFPARHPPTLPPVFADWFAARGWTPRPHQLQLVEKARSGRSALLIAPTGAGKTLAGFLPSLVDLAARPPGAPAGLHTLYISPLKALAVDVARNLERPAADMGLPVRIETRTGDTPQAKRQRQKRDPPDILLTTPEQLALLLASREAAELFGGLKRVVLDELHSIVTSKRGDLLALGLARLRRFAPDLQVVGLSATVRDPDELRRWIVPQAAGMSAMADLVVAEGGAAPQLDILESAERLPWAGHTARHAMPEIYGLILAHRTTLVFVNTRMQAEFVFQELWRHNEENLAIALHHGSLDVAQRRKVEEAMAASRLRAVVCTSTLDLGIDWGDVDLVINVGAPKGASRLMQRIGRANHRLDEASQAVLVPTNRFEVLECLAAVDAAHAGEQDTPVARTGALDVLAQHVLGAACGMPFRSEDLHAEVVSAEPYAGLDRKTFDDVVAFVATGGYALRSYDRFAKIRQGKDGLWRVSNPAIAQAYRLNVGTIVEAAMLKVRLSHRGAREPQRMAASVPTPYLPWFMDPKASGPPKRAQGEAPLRRSFGGRVLGEVEEYFAETLTLGDTFLFAGEILRFEGIAEENVLVTRAGPGLDPKIPSYAGGKFPLSTHLAARVRAILADPRHWNSLPEQVGDWLRLQRDNSELPPAGDLLIETFPRGSRSYLVCYPFEGRLAHQTLGMLLTRRLERAKLKPLGFVANDYALAVWGLSDMSRAAMDQLFAQDMLGDDLEEWLAESALMKRTFRTCAIISGLIERRAPGKEKTGRQVTMSTDLVYDVLRRHEPHHILLRAAQNDAATGLLDIARLSNMLSRIRGRIIHKDLDRVSPLAVPIMLEIGREAVYGEATDIVLAEAADDLMAEAMHGADGGGAG
- the pdeM gene encoding ligase-associated DNA damage response endonuclease PdeM, which codes for MIRRDEAVLRVAGTDFLATTDGALFWPEESLAVVSDLHLEKGSSFAERRTLLPPYDTAETLARLARFLARFAPRRLVFLGDSFHDRRAGGRIAAGDRETLTRCLAGRDVFWIAGNHDPDPPVGFGGTATATLAIGSVLFRHEPSADAQPGEIAGHLHPVARVAARGRSVRRRCFAGDGLRAILPAFGAYAGGLNVRDEAFAPLFPNGFTAHLMGDRRVFAFPRARCLGG
- a CDS encoding MerR family transcriptional regulator, whose amino-acid sequence is MSKSDPTSASDAKGEAVTVFMADTDDAAVNAATYTIGDLAREFGVTLRTLRFYEDKGLLNPTRDNLTRLYSARDREHLQLILKGKRLGFTLVEIGEMIAHHGEGKSASLDISADTVREQIEHLERQRREIDEALVELRRSYESLANTLPR